One Homo sapiens chromosome 3, GRCh38.p14 Primary Assembly genomic window carries:
- the WDR6 gene encoding tRNA (34-2'-O)-methyltransferase regulator WDR6 isoform 3 (isoform 3 is encoded by transcript variant 3), protein MIKRVQNLLGHYLIHGFRVRPEPNGDLDLEAMVAVFGSKGLRVVKISWGQGHFWELWRSGLWNMSDWIWDARWLEGNIALALGHNSVVLYDPVVGCILQEVPCTDRCTLSSACLIGDAWKELTIVAGAVSNQLLVWYPATALADNKPVAPDRRISGHVGIIFSMSYLESKGLLATASEDRSVRIWKVGDLRVPGGRVQNIGHCFGHSARVWQVKLLENYLISAGEDCVCLVWSHEGEILQAFRGHQGRGIRAIAAHERQAWVITGGDDSGIRLWHLVGRGYRGLGVSALCFKSRSRPGTLKAVTLAGSWRLLAVTDTGALYLYDVEVKCWEQLLEDKHFQSYCLLEAAPGPEGFGLCAMANGEGRVKVVPINTPTAAVDQTLFPGKVHSLSWALRGYEELLLLASGPGGVVACLEISAAPSGKAIFVKERCRYLLPPSKQRWHTCSAFLPPGDFLVCGDRRGSVLLFPSRPGLLKDPGVGGKARAGAGAPVVGSGSSGGGNAFTGLGPVSTLPSLHGKQGVTSVTCHGGYVYTTGRDGAYYQLFVRDGQLQPVLRQKSCRGMNWLAGLRIVPDGSMVILGFHANEFVVWNPRSHEKLHIVNCGGGHRSWAFSDTEAAMAFAYLKDGDVMLYRALGGCTRPHVILREGLHGREITCVKRVGTITLGPEYGVPSFMQPDDLEPGSEGPDLTDIVITCSEDTTVCVLALPTTTGSAHALTAVCNHISSVRAVAVWGIGTPGGPQDPQPGLTAHVVSAGGRAEMHCFSIMVTPDPSTPSRLACHVMHLSSHRLDEYWDRQRNRHRMVKVDPETRYMSLAVCELDQPGLGPLVAAACSDGAVRLFLLQDSGRILQLLAETFHHKRCVLKVHSFTHEAPNQRRRLLLCSAATDGSLAFWDLTTMLDHDSTVLEPPVDPGLPYRLGTPSLTLQAHSCGINSLHTLPTREGHHLVASGSEDGSLHVFVLAVEMLQLEEAVGEAGLVPQLRVLEEYSVPCAHAAHVTGLKILSPSIMVSASIDQRLTFWRLGHGEPTFMNSTVFHVPDVADMDCWPVSPEFGHRCALGGQGLEVYNWYD, encoded by the exons ATGATAAAGCGAGTGCAGAACCTGCTTGGCCACTATCTTATCCATGGCTTCCGGGTACGGCCAGAGCCTAATGGAGACCTTGACTTGGAGGCCATGGTGGCTGTGTTTGGAAGCAAGGGACTCCGAGTtgtgaaaattagctggggaCAGGGCCACTTCTGGGAGCTTTGGCGCTCTGGCCTGTGGAACATGTCTGACTGGATTTGGGATGCACGCTGGCTTGAGGGAAATATAGCCTTGGCCCTGGGCCACAACTCAGTGGTGCTATATGACCCTGTAGTAGGGTGCATCCTGCAAGAGGTGCCCTGCACAGACAGGTGCACCCTCTCTTCAGCCTGCCTGATTGGAGACGCCTGGAAGGAGCTGACCATAGTGGCAGGTGCTGTTTCCAACCAGCTCTTGGTCTGGTACCCAGCAACTGCCTTAGCAGACAACAAACCTGTAGCACCTGACCGACGAATCAGTGGGCATGTGGGCATCATCTTCAGCATGTCATACCTGGAAAGCAAGGGATTGCTGGCTACAGCTTCAGAAGACCGAAGCGTTCGTATCTGGAAGGTGGGCGACCTGCGAGTGCCTGGGGGTCGGGTGCAGAATATTGGGCACTGCTTTGGGCACAGCGCCCGTGTGTGGCAGGTCAAGCTTCTAGAGAATTACCTTATCAGTGCAGGAGAGGATTGTGTCTGCTTGGTGTGGAGCCATGAAGGTGAGATCCTCCAGGCCTTTCGGGGACACCAGGGACGTGGGATCCGGGCCATAGCTGCCCATGAGAGGCAGGCCTGGGTGATCACTGGGGGTGATGACTCAGGCATTCGGCTGTGGCACTTGGTAGGGCGTGGGTACCGGGGATTGGGGGTCTCGGCTCTCTGCTTCAAGTCCCGTAGTAGGCCAGGTACACTCAAGGCTGTGACTCTGGCTGGCTCTTGGCGACTGCTGGCAGTGACTGATACAGGGGCCCTGTATCTCTATGACGTCGAGGTCAAGTGCTGGGAGCAGCTGCTAGAGGATAAACATTTCCAGTCCTACTGCCTGCTGGAGGCAGCTCCTGGTCCCGAGGGCTTCGGATTGTGTGCTATGGCCAATGGGGAAGGTCGTGTCAAGGTTGTCCCCATCAACACTCCAACTGCTGCTGTGGACCAGACCCTGTTTCCTGGGAAGGTGCACAGCTTGAGCTGGGCCCTGCGTGGTTATGAGGAGCTCCTGTTGCTGGCATCGGGCCCTGGCGGGGTAGTAGCTTGCCTAGAGATCTCAGCCGCACCCTCTGGCAAGGCCATCTTTGTCAAGGAACGTTGTCGGTACCTGCTGCCCCCAAGCAAGCAGAGATGGCACACATGCAGTGCCTTCCTACCCCCAGGTGACTTCCTGGTGTGTGGTGACCGCCGGGGCTCTGTGCTGCTATTCCCCTCCAGACCAGGTCTGCTCAAGGACCCTGGGGTGGGAGGCAAGGCTCGGGCTGGTGCTGGGGCACCTGTAGTGGGTAGTGGTAGTAGTGGGGGTGGGAATGCTTTCACTGGGTTGGGCCCAGTGTCTACCCTGCCCTCTCTGCACGGGAAGCAGGGTGTGACCTCAGTCACATGCCATGGTGGCTATGTGTATACCACAGGGCGTGATGGAGCCTACTACCAGCTGTTTGTACGAGACGGCCAGCTCCAGCCAGTCCTAAGGCAGAAGTCCTGTCGAGGCATGAACTGGCTAGCTGGGCTCCGTATAGTGCCCGATGGGAGCATGGTTATCCTGGGTTTCCATGCCAATGAGTTTGTGGTGTGGAACCCTCGGTCACACGAGAAGCTGCACATCGTCAACTGTGGTGGAGGGCACCGTTCGTGGGCATTCTCTGATACTGAGGCGGCCATGGCCTTTGCTTACCTCAAGGATGGGGATGTCATGCTGTACAGGGCTCTGGGTGGCTGCACCCGGCCACACGTGATTCTCCGGGAGGGTCTGCATGGCCGTGAGATCACTTGTGTAAAGCGTGTGGGCACCATTACCCTGGGGCCTGAATATGGAGTGCCCAGCTTCATGCAGCCTGATGACCTGGAGCCTGGCAGTGAGGGGCCCGACTTGACTGACATTGTGATCACATGTAGTGAGGACACTACTGTCTGTGTCCTAGCACTCCCTACAACCACAGGCTCAGCCCACGCACTCACAGCTGTTTGTAACCATATCTCCTCGGTACGTGCTGTGGCTGTGTGGGGCATTGGCACCCCAGGTGGCCCTCAGGATCCTCAGCCAGGCCTGACTGCCCATGTGGTGTCTGCGGGGGGGCGGGCTGAGATGCACTGCTTCAGCATCATGGTTACTCCGGACCCCAGCACCCCAAGCCGCCTCGCCTGCCATGTCATGCACCTTTCGTCCCACCGGCTAGATGAGTATTGGGACCGGCAACGCAATCGGCATCGGATGGTTAAGGTAGACCCAGAGACCAG GTACATGTCCCTTGCTGTGTGTGAACTTGACCAGCCCGGCCTTGGCCCCCTTGTGGCTGCAGCCTGTAGTGATGGGGCCGTAAG gcTCTTTCTTTTGCAGGATTCTGGGCGGATTCTGCAGCTCCTTGCTGAAACCTTCCACCATAAGCGATGTGTCCTCAAGGTCCACTCCTTTACACACGAGGCACCCAACCAGAGGCG GAGGCTCCTCCTGTGCAGCGCAGCTACTGATGGCAGCCTGGCTTTCTGGGATCTCACCACCATGCTAGACCATGACTCCACTGTCCTGGAGCCTCCAGTGGATCCTGGGCTTCCCTACC gGCTTGGCACCCCCTCCCTGACTCTCCAGGCCCACAGCTGTGGTATCAACAGCCTGCACACCTTGCCCACCCGTGAGGGCCACCATCTCGTGGCCAGTGGCAGTGAAGATGGATCCCTCCATGTCTTCGTGCTTGCTGTGGAGATGCTACAGCTAGAAGAGGCTGTGGGAGAGGCTGGGCTGGTACCCCAGCTGCGTGTGCTAGAGGAATACTCTGTCCCCTGTGCACATGCTGCCCATGTGACAGGCCTCAAGATCCTAAGCCCAAGCATCATGGTCTCAGCCTCCATTGATCAACGGCTGACCTTCTGGCGTCTGGGGCATGGTGAACCCACCTTCATGAATAGCACTGTGTTCCATGTGCCTGATGTGGCTGACATGGACTGCTGGCCTGTGAGCCCTGAGTTTGGCCACCGTTGTGCCCTTGGGGGTCAGGGGCTTGAGGTTTACAACTGGTATGACTGA